In Corynebacterium aquatimens, one genomic interval encodes:
- a CDS encoding HNH endonuclease signature motif containing protein, which produces MSTRADGDGGGSSKIGAPEPYFTVERFEESMVAAAHIAREAEYSLFSCFSEPGFGEIDMDLTVAGYQRDTGMNKRAITRAVLGYARLQDLPMLRALQEESKLLDVSRLAAIDTVMSDLGNAVDGCVYVAIDEFLVDLFTPTSPNQAFPGTGTIYYHLPRIIGQIDPGLRYDRARRKRREKQAEERATVAFISRAGGKTMEYDADNATIAAVREFIEATAREQEISPADAITMLLTGKITPSPNITLFGYVPTAPSDQGGQPIDGAAVYFPASGWTNTHGLASLEEMGGTDGARLIHLEGVESEETTSYTPTARMKAFCAGRDGTCLWPGCSLKAEKCQLDHRVPFDEGGPTTPGNLFSLCQHHHNVKTDRRAYYLVDPSSGDIVWLFDDGTYALNQPDGFIGDHLTPRDPQWKQTLTDIQVARRHASEFYARAHAIADKIENAYDRKEDPAELFKELHELEQLYGISFNTSLLRPPF; this is translated from the coding sequence ATGAGCACAAGGGCTGACGGAGACGGCGGAGGGTCGTCGAAAATTGGCGCTCCAGAACCGTATTTCACGGTGGAGCGCTTTGAGGAAAGTATGGTGGCTGCCGCGCACATCGCGCGCGAAGCTGAGTACTCACTGTTTTCTTGTTTCTCCGAGCCAGGGTTCGGAGAAATTGATATGGACTTAACTGTTGCGGGGTATCAGCGCGACACCGGCATGAATAAACGCGCGATCACTAGGGCCGTGCTGGGCTACGCGCGCTTGCAGGATCTGCCCATGCTCAGGGCGCTGCAGGAAGAATCGAAACTTCTTGATGTATCGCGGCTGGCAGCGATCGACACGGTCATGAGCGATCTTGGGAATGCTGTCGATGGCTGCGTCTACGTGGCAATCGACGAATTTCTGGTAGATCTGTTCACGCCAACGTCACCAAACCAAGCATTCCCCGGCACGGGAACTATCTACTACCACCTTCCTCGCATAATCGGGCAGATTGATCCGGGGCTGCGCTATGACCGTGCGCGTCGTAAACGGCGGGAAAAGCAAGCGGAGGAGAGGGCGACGGTAGCGTTCATCAGCCGCGCGGGCGGAAAGACGATGGAGTACGACGCCGATAACGCAACCATTGCGGCGGTACGGGAGTTCATTGAAGCCACCGCACGGGAGCAGGAAATTTCTCCCGCGGATGCAATCACGATGCTCCTCACCGGGAAGATCACTCCGTCGCCGAACATCACACTGTTTGGATACGTGCCCACCGCTCCCAGCGATCAAGGCGGCCAGCCAATCGACGGCGCCGCGGTCTACTTCCCCGCATCTGGGTGGACAAATACTCACGGGCTGGCGTCACTAGAGGAAATGGGCGGAACGGATGGTGCACGCTTGATCCATTTGGAAGGGGTCGAGTCAGAAGAAACCACCAGCTACACACCCACCGCTCGGATGAAGGCCTTCTGCGCCGGGCGGGACGGAACGTGTCTCTGGCCTGGGTGTTCGCTCAAAGCGGAGAAATGTCAGCTAGACCACCGCGTGCCGTTCGATGAGGGCGGACCTACAACCCCAGGAAACCTGTTCAGCTTGTGCCAACACCATCACAACGTGAAGACAGATCGCAGGGCCTACTACCTCGTTGATCCCAGTAGCGGTGACATTGTTTGGCTGTTCGATGACGGAACGTACGCCCTCAACCAGCCGGACGGGTTCATCGGTGACCATCTAACCCCGCGGGACCCACAGTGGAAGCAAACGCTGACCGACATCCAGGTTGCTCGCCGGCATGCGTCCGAGTTCTACGCCAGAGCTCACGCCATCGCCGACAAGATTGAGAACGCCTACGACAGGAAGGAGGACCCCGCCGAGCTATTCAAGGAACTGCACGAGCTTGAGCAGCTGTACGGGATCAGCTTCAACACCTCCCTGCTTCGGCCGCCGTTCTAA